The Mixophyes fleayi isolate aMixFle1 chromosome 1, aMixFle1.hap1, whole genome shotgun sequence genome includes a region encoding these proteins:
- the LOC142099280 gene encoding uncharacterized protein LOC142099280, translating into MSRERRDSSSSSTQGTQEEIVSSGEEWRDRPEERQEERRRQQFVSSVQASTSTQQQHLTESGSDDEEGPSVTRSRRFTLEENEVLVAGVLQHYETLKGAQSLKASFKHKQKIWSQIASAVSAVGVRVRSVAVCMKRFRDCKRTTKAKMAAVARHSRGTGGGKPLRLKFKPWEKKMRQILSDDLVEGVEGTVDTLDPSTFQPREQDAAQRRRHESEAVPRKRKFKSGDLGYSQGHKGQRSVEGEGVTLLMPRQVAVEVATTASNQEKESRLTKSTHPAQTVEPNKKAHKRRRVTEVHVSEPVADVQREGRPVEEMCEEGGTSITLAHSREESIIPREQVVTPVSTFFSQAAMEEIASPVCSVTEELEHDSQSLTFSPVDSLVHEDAATRFEMLQQAFPNF; encoded by the exons ATGTCTAGGGAGCGTAgggattcttcttcttcttctacacaGGGAACCCAAGAAGAAATTGTCAGCAGTGGCGAGGAATGGAGAGACCGTCCTGAGGAGCGCCAAGAAGAAAGAAGGCGGCAGCAGTTTGTGAGCAGCGTGCAAGCCAGCACAAGCACCCAGCAGCAACATCTTACAGAGAGTGGATCTGATGATGAAGAAGGACCATCTGTAACACGATCCAGGCGCTTCACACTTGAGGAGAATGAAGTCCTTGTTGCTGGGGTACTGCAACATTACGAGACACTGAAGGGTGCCCAATCGCTGAAGGCGTCCTTCAAGCATAAGCAGAAGATTTGGTCCCAGATTGCCTCTGCTGTGTCCGCAGTAGGTGTTCGAGTCCGATCAGTTGCGGTTTGCATGAAACGCTTTCGGGACTGCAAGCGCACCACGAAGGCAAAGATGGCAGCCGTTGCCCGTCATTCTAGGGGAACCGGTGGTGGCAAGCCACTGCGCCTAAAATTTAAGCCTTGGGAGAAGAAGATGCGGCAAATTCTCAGTGatgatcttgtggaaggagtggaagggacagtggacacccttGATCCATCCACCTTCCAGCCACGAG aacaagatgcAGCACAAAGGAGAAGACATGAAAGTGaagcagtaccccggaagagaaaaTTCAAATCAGGAG atttgggtTATTCTCAAGGACACAAGGGCCAGAGGAGTGTAGAAGGAGAAG gtgTGACATTGCTTATGCCAAGACAAGTCGCAGTGGAAGTAGCGACAACGGCTTCCAATCAAG aaaAAGAAAGCCGTTTAACCAAGTCTACTCATCCTGCCCAAACTGTTGAACCAAATAAAAAAG CTCACAAGAGAAGAAGAGTGACTGAGGTACACGTCTCGGAACCTGTTGCTGATGTACAGCGAG aaGGCCGACCCGTTGAAGagatgtgtgaagaagggggaacaTCAATAACCCTTGCTCATAGTCGTGAAG aatCCATCATCCCAAGGGAACAGGTGGTAACACCAGTATCCACCTTTTTTTCTCAAGCTGCCATGGAAGAAATAGCATCTCCTGTCTGCTCAGTAACCG AGGAATTAGAACATGACAGTCAATCACTGACATTTTCGCCAGTTGACAGTTTGGTCCACGAAGATGCTGCAACAAGATTTGAGATGCTACAGCAAGCCTTCCCCAACTTTTAA